In Candidatus Microthrix subdominans, the DNA window GTAGTGGCCGCCGTAGCCGTCTCCGGTCACCCCCTTGGCTGCCACGCCGTGCTCCTCGACCCGTCCGGTCGCCTGGGCCAGCTGAAACAGGTTCCAGCGGACCGCCTGCTGGGTTCGCGGCCGGCCGGTCACCTCGACGTCGGAGCGGGCCCAGAAGTCGTTGAGCCAGCGTCGCTGATCGGCGGCCAGGAGCGATGCGCCCCGCTCGACGCTGCGGTCGAGGGTACGGGCGCAGCGATCGGCCAACTCATCGGCGGGCACACCCCGAGAGGAGTGGAAGGCGGCGAACTTGGTGACCTTCAGCGTCTGCCCCGGCGACATGCGTGTGTGGATGATCGTTTTGGAGCGATCGTCGTCGGCCTCGGTGTCGACCCGGGCGTCGCCCTCGGACTCGACCTGATGCTCGACGGCGCAGGCCAGGGTCATCCCGGAGTGGGCGCACCGATAGCCCAGGTAGGCCCGATCCCCCCGGACTTTGCTCAGGCGGGGCAGCAGCACGCGATGGTCGAGGGCGTGGGCCTGACGGGGATCGTCACCCTCGCCCAGCGCGGCCAAGGCGACGTGGTACTCGTCCTCGCCGTCCTGGCGGTTCAACAGCTGCGACGAGATCGTCACCGGCGCCACCCCCTCGAGCATGGTGACCTCGAAGGTCATCAGCGCCAGGTGGCGTTCGGTGAAGCTCACCTGCCGCGTGGAGCGCACCCGCAGGCGGACCCCACTCGGCGTGCGCCACACCAGGTCGCGTTCCAACCTGCCGGTGCGGAAGTCGAGGCGCCGGGAGTACTCCTCACAGTCGGCTTCGGACAGCAGCAGGGGCTCGTCGTTGACGTACAACTTGATCAACTTGGGATCGGGCACGTGCACCAGGGTCTGGCCAACCTTGGCAAATCCAAACGCGTCCTCGGCGTGCTGGATCGGCCAGGTCTCGTGGAACCCGTTGACGAAGCTGCCGTGGGTGTGGGCAATACGTCCCTCCTCGACGTTGCCCCGCAGGCCCAGGTAACCGTTGGCCACCGCAAAGAGCGTCTCGGTGGTGCCCAGATCGTCGGAGGAGAACTCGGTCTCCTCGAGTGCCCATTCGTCGATGGGGAAACGGCCGGGGTCGAGGGCGCCATCGATGTCGAAGGGGTAGTCCGGGTCGACCTCGCCCGGGCTCCCGGGGCCGCGGCTCACGATGAGGTCTCGTCGGCTTGGCCCTTCGGGGCGCTGGGCAGCAGCTCGGCCAGATCGTCGACCACGACGTCGGCCCCGGCGGTGCGGAGGGCGTCGGCGCCTGCGCCCCGGTCGACGCCGATCACCAGACCGAAGTGGCCGGCGGCTCCGGCCGCCACGCCGGAGATGGCGTCCTCGACTACCACGGCGTCGCCCGCTGCGCAGCCCAGCTGCGATGCGGCGTGCAGGAAGAAGTCCGGCGCAGGCTTGCCGGGCAGGTGGGCGTCGGCGCCGACGTTGCCGTCGACGATCACTTCGAAGCGGTCGAGGAGGCCTGCGGCGTCCAGCACCTGGCGGGCATTGCGCGAGGAACTCACGATCGCCAGCTCGAGGTCGGTGTCGGCCAACCGGTCGAGCAGGGTGACCGATCCGGGGTAGGCGATGACGCCGTCGCGTTGGAGCACCTCGTTGAAACGCAGGTTCTTGCGTGCCCCCAACCCGGTGACGGTCTCGGCGGACGGCGGGTCGTCGGGTTCGCCCTCGGGAAGCTCGATGCCTCGCGAGTGCAGGAAGCTGCGCACCCCGTCGGTGCGTGGTTTGCCGTCGACGAAGTCGACATAGTCGGCGTCGGTGAAGGGCCGTTGGTTGCCCCACCCGGCAAGAAACTCATCAAACATTTCGGTCCAGGCGTGAAGGTGAACGACGGCGGTCGGGGTGATGACACCGTCGAGATCAAAGAGAACCGCGTGGAGCGGAGACCAATCCATCATGGGAGCGTGGCACACCGGCGCAGGACGATCGCGCTTTGAGGTGAATTCGATCCGCCGTCGAACGGCCGGATCGTCGGCGGTTCAGGCCTGGGCGTCGGCGAGGTGCTTCGCCAGGCGGGCCTTACGGTGCGCAGCGGTGTTCTTGTGCAGCACGCCCCGAAGAACGGCGCGGTCGATGCGGCTCTGAGCCTCGCGCACCAGTGCCTCGGCGTCGTCGCTGCCAGCGTCGGCGGCCGTGACCGCGGCCTTGATGCGGCTGCGAAGCTCGCTGCGCACGGCCTTGTTGCGCTCGTGGATCACGATCGTCTGGCGGTTGCGCTTGATCTGGCTCTTGATGTTTGCCACGGGTGGGCTCCTGAAAGGGGGACGACGAGTACTCGATGTCGGGGCTTGGCACATCCGGTTCGCCGAGGGTGTGGAGGAAGCCGGAGGAACGACCCGACGATGCTAGCCCCCGGGGGGTGAGATCGTCGAACACAACGGGAGGTGGGCGGACCTCAACGGCGACCGAGTGCGCCCAACAGCCCTCGGTAGGCGTTGGTGAGCGCCGGGGTCGAGCGCACCCGGCGCTGGGCCCGAACCGCCCGGGAGGCCAAGAGTCCGTCGAGACGGGCCTGCTGAGCATCGACTCGTTGCTGCAACTGTTTGACGGTTCTGCGTTCACGCCCCAGGTCGGAGCGGGCCTTGGTGAGTTGTTCTCGGAGGTCGTTGCGTTCCCCCTGCGCCCGGACCTGAAGCTTCATGCCTCGTGCATCGAGTCGAGCCTGGGGGCGTGCGGCGTTGTACCCCCCTGGACTCCCTCCCCTTTCCCTGAAGCTTCCCCCCCCCCCCGGGCCCCTCTCCCCCCCCCACCCCCTCCCCCCCCCCCCCCCCCCCCCCCCCCCCCGTGGCCGCCCCCCCCCCCTTGGTCCGGTTCCCCCGCGCCTTTGCCCCCGGTTGGGGGCCCTTCGGTGTGCGCGGTTTTTTTTGTTGGGGCCCCCCCGGCGGTGTTGGGCCCCCGGCGTGTTCCCCCTTTCCCTTTGGGGCCGGGGTTCCTGGTGCGCCCCCGGTGTTGTTGGTCCCCCGGTTTTTCCCCCGTGCCTTTGTGGGCGCCCGCTTTTTGGCCGCCCCGCCCGTGTCGCCCGGCCCCCCGGGGCCGCCCCGGGTTTGTGGGTTGTTCCCCCGGTGGCGTTGGGGCCTGGGGTGTGTTTGGCCCTCCTCCGGGGGGCGGCGGTTGGGGTTGGGGGGTTTATGAAGTACATCGTGGAATTGAGCCGTGGCTTGCGTGAGGAACCGGCCGGTTGCTCGGGCGGCCTCGTCGGCGTCCTCCGACGCCGGGTCGAAGGCTCCGATCGCCTCTTCGTAGATCGTGATCAATTGTCTGACGGCATCCGGAACGCCGACCCGGTCTCGGATCCACGACGACACCTCGGAAGCGTCGGCGGCGGAGTACCCAGCCAGCTGCGAGGTGATGGTGGATGCAGCGACCGGCAGGGTCTGGGTTCGGATGCCGAAGTTGAGCTCTCGGAGCCGCTCCACGTTGTCCGGTCGAACGAGGGGTCCGAACGCACGGCTGGATCCGATCATGACCGATGCCCCGGCGGCCATGGCTTCGATGGCGGAGCGCCCTTGGGCGAGCACGAGGTCGTAGTCACCCAGGATCTTTTCCGGGGCCGAGGTCTGCGAGTTGGTGCCGGTGCCGACGACATCGAGTTCAACGCCCAACTCCTCAGCTGCCTGATGGGCGGCGAGGAAGTACGGCGACCCCTTCAGAACGTAGTTGGAGAACAACAGCATCCGGCGCAGTGACTCTCCGGGCGCAGCGGTTCGTTGG includes these proteins:
- a CDS encoding beta-phosphoglucomutase family hydrolase, which encodes MDWSPLHAVLFDLDGVITPTAVVHLHAWTEMFDEFLAGWGNQRPFTDADYVDFVDGKPRTDGVRSFLHSRGIELPEGEPDDPPSAETVTGLGARKNLRFNEVLQRDGVIAYPGSVTLLDRLADTDLELAIVSSSRNARQVLDAAGLLDRFEVIVDGNVGADAHLPGKPAPDFFLHAASQLGCAAGDAVVVEDAISGVAAGAAGHFGLVIGVDRGAGADALRTAGADVVVDDLAELLPSAPKGQADETSS
- the rpsT gene encoding 30S ribosomal protein S20, giving the protein MANIKSQIKRNRQTIVIHERNKAVRSELRSRIKAAVTAADAGSDDAEALVREAQSRIDRAVLRGVLHKNTAAHRKARLAKHLADAQA
- a CDS encoding glycosyltransferase family 4 protein, whose translation is MSIRNGAETYVQDLAMELLAQGHRPMVYTAEVGATGRELIDLTIPVTDDLDTLGVRPDVIHGQHFMTAMTALAYFRDVPMVGVSHGWRPWTETPIRHPNVVRYVAVDEAVRDRLSLQHGIEDDRISIVHNSVDLERFQRTAAPGESLRRMLLFSNYVLKGSPYFLAAHQAAEELGVELDVVGTGTNSQTSAPEKILGDYDLVLAQGRSAIEAMAAGASVMIGSSRAFGPLVRPDNVERLRELNFGIRTQTLPVAASTITSQLAGYSAADASEVSSWIRDRVGVPDAVRQLITIYEEAIGAFDPASEDADEAARATGRFLTQATAQFHDVLHKPPNPNRRPPEEGQTHPRPQRHRGNNPQTRGGPGGPGDTGGAAKKRAPTKARGKNRGTNNTGGAPGTPAPKGKGEHAGGPTPPGGPQQKKPRTPKGPQPGAKARGNRTKGGGAATGGGGGGGGGEGVGGGEGPGGGGKLQGKGRESRGVQRRTPPGSTRCTRHEASGPGAGGTQRPPRTTHQGPLRPGA